One Pongo pygmaeus isolate AG05252 chromosome 10, NHGRI_mPonPyg2-v2.0_pri, whole genome shotgun sequence genomic window carries:
- the SPRYD4 gene encoding SPRY domain-containing protein 4, giving the protein MALLFARSLRLCRWGAKRLGVASTEAQRGVSFKLEEKTAHSSLALFRDDTGVKYGLVGLEPTKVALNVERFREWAVVLADTAVTSGRHYWEVTVKRSQQFRIGVADVDMSRDSCIGVDDRSWVFTYAQRKWYTMLANEKAPVEGIGQPEKVGLLLEYEAQKLSLVDVSQVSVVHTLQTDFRGPVVPAFALWDGELLTHSGLEVPEGL; this is encoded by the exons ATGGCGCTGCTTTTTGCACGTTCTTTGCGCTTGTGCCGCTGGGGAGCCAAACGATTGGGAGTTGCCtccacagaggcccagagag GCGTCAGTTTCAAACTGGAAGAAAAAACCGCCCACAGCAGCCTGGCACTCTTCAGAGATGACACGGGTGTCAAATATGGCTTGGTGGGATTGGAGCCTACCAAGGTGGCCTTGAATGTGGAGCGCTTCCGGGAGTGGGCAGTGGTGCTGGCAGACACAGCGGTCACCAGTGGCAGACACTACTGGGAAGTGACAGTGAAGCGCTCCCAGCAGTTCCGGATAGGAGTGGCAGATGTGGACATGTCCCGGGATAGCTGCATTGGTGTTGATGATCGTTCCTGGGTGTTCACCTATGCCCAGCGCAAGTggtacaccatgttggccaacgaGAAAGCCCCAGTTGAGGGTATTGGGCAGCCAGAGAAGGTGGGGCTGTTGCTGGAGTATGAGGCCCAGAAGCTGAGCCTGGTGGATGTGAGCCAGGTCTCTGTGGTTCACACGCTACAGACAGATTTTCGGGGTCCAGTGGTGCCTGCCTTTGCTCTCTGGGATGGGGAGCTGCTGACCCATTCAGGGCTTGAGGTGCCCGAGGGCCTCTAG